The Pangasianodon hypophthalmus isolate fPanHyp1 chromosome 20, fPanHyp1.pri, whole genome shotgun sequence genomic sequence NNNNNNNNNNNNNNNNNNNNNNNNNNNNNNNNNNNNNNNNNNNNNNNNNNNNNNNNNNNNNNNNNNNNNNNNNNNNNNNNNNNNNNNNNNNNNNNNNNNNNNNNNNNNNNNNNNNNNNNNNNNNNNNNNNNNNNNNNNNNNNNNNNNNNNNNNNNNNNNNNNNNNNNNNNNNNNNNNNNNNNNNNNNNNNNNNNNNNNNNNNNNNNNNNNNNNNNNNNNNNNNNNNNNNNNNNNNNNNNNNNNNNNNNNNNNNNNNNNNNNNNNNNNNNNNNNNNNNNNNNNNNNNNNNNNNNNNNNNNNNNNNNNNNNNNNNNNNNNNNNNNNNNNNNNNNNNNNNNNNNNNNNNNNNNNNNNNNNNNNNNNNNNNNNNNNNNNNNNNNNNNNNNNNNNNNNNNNNNNNNNNNNNNNNNNNNNNNNNNNNNNNNNNNNNNNNNNNNNNNNNNNNNNNNNNNNNNNNNNNNNNNNNNNNNNNNNNNNNNNNNNNNNNNNNNNNNNNNNNNNNNNNNNNNNNNNNNNNNNNNNNNNNNNNNNNNNNNNNNNNNNNNNNNNNNNNNNNNNNNNNNNNNNNNNNNNNNNNNNNNNNNNNNNNNNNNNNNNNNNNNNNNNNNNNNNNNNNNNNNNNNNNNNNNNNNNNNNNNNNNNNNNNNNNNNNNNNNNNNNNNNNNNNNNNNNNNNNNNNNNNNNNNNNNNNNNNNNNNNNNNNNNNNNNNNNNNNNNNNNNNNNNNNNNNNNNNNNNNNNNNNNNNNNNNNNNNNNNNNNNNNNNNNNNNNNNNNNNNNNNNNNNNNNNNNNNNNNNNNNNNNNNNNNNNNNNNNNNNNNNNNNNNNNNNNNNNNNNNNNNNNNNNNNNNNNNNNNNNNNNNNNNNNNNNNNNNNNNNNNNNNNNNNNNNNNNNNNNNNNNNNNNNNNNNNNNNNNNNNNNNNNNNNNNNNNNNNNNNNNNNNNNNNNNNNNNNNNNNNNNNNNNNNNNNNNNNNNNNNNNNNNNNNNNNNNNNNNNNNNNNNNNNNNNNNNNNNNNNNNNNNNNNNNNNNNNNNNNNNNNNNNNNNNNNNNNNNNNNNNNNNNNNNNNNNNNNNNNNNNNNNNNNNNNNNNNNNNNNNNNNNNNNNNNNNNNNNNNNNNNNNNNNNNNNNNNNNNNNNNNNNNNNNNNNNNNNNNNNNNNNNNNNNNNNNNNNNNNNNNNNNNNNNNNNNNNNNNNNNNNNNNNNNNNNNNNNNNNNNNNNNNNNNNNNNNNNNNNNNNNNNNNNNNNNNNNNNNNNNNNNNNNNNNNNNNNNNNNNNNNNNNNNNNNNNNNNNNNNNNNNNNNNNNNNNNNNNNNNNNNNNNNNNNNNNNNNNNNNNNNNNNNNNNNNNNNNNNNNNNNNNNNNNNNNNNNNNNNNNNNNNNNNNNNNNNNNNNNNNNNNNNNNNNNNNNNNNNNNNNNNNNNNNNNNNNNNNNNNNNNNNNNNNNNNNNNNNNNNNNNNNNNNNNNNNNNNNNNNNNNNNNNNNNNNNNNNNNNNNNNNNNNNNNNNNNNNNNNNNNNNNNNNNNNNNNNNNNNNNNNNNNNNNNNNNNNNNNNNNNNNNNNNNNNNNNNNNNNNNNNNNNNNNNNNNNNNNNNNNNNNNNNNNNNNNNNNNNNNNNNNNNNNNNNNNNNNNNNNNNNNNNNNNNNNNNNNNNNNNNNNNNNNNNNNNNNNNNNNNNNNNNNNNNNNNNNNNNNNNNNNNNNNNNNNNNNNNNNNNNNNNNNNNNNNNNNNNNNNNNNNNNNNNNNNNNNNNNNNNNNNNNNNNNNNNNNNNNNNNNNNNNNNNNNNNNNNNNNNNNNNNNNNNNNNNNNNNNNNNNNNNNNNNNNNNNNNNNNNNNNNNNNNNNNNNNNNNNNNNNNNNNNNNNNNNNNNNNNNNNNNNNNNNNNNNNNNNNNNNNNNNNNNNNNNNNNNNNNNNNNNNNNNNNNNNNNNNNNNNNNNNNNNNNNNNNNNNNNNNNNNNNNNNNNNNNNNNNNNNNNNNNNNNNNNNNNNNNNNNNNNNNNNNNNNNNNNNNNNNNNNNNNNNNNNNNNNNNNNNNNNNNNNNNNNNNNNNNNNNNNNNNNNNNNNNNNNNNNNNNNNNNNNNNNNNNNNNNNNNNNNNNNNNNNNNNNNNNNNNNNNNNNNNNNNNNNNNNNNNNNNNNNNNNNNNNNNNNNNNNNNNNNNNNNNNNNNNNNNNNNNNNNNNNNNNNNNNNNNNNNNNNNNNNNNNNNNNNNNNNNNNNNNNNNNNNNNNNNNNNNNNNNNNNNNNNNNNNNNNNNNNNNNNNNNNNNNNNNNNNNNNNNNNNNNNNNNNNNNNNNNNNNNNNNNNNNNNNNNNNNNNNNNNNNNNNNNNNNNNNNNNNNNNNNNNNNNNNNNNNNNNNNNNNNNNNNNNNNNNNNNNNNNNNNNNNNNNNNNNNNNNNNNNNNNNNNNNNNNNNNNNNNNNNNNNNNNNNNNNNNNNNNNNNNNNNNNNNNNNNNNNNNNNNNNNNNNNNNNNNNNNNNNNNNNNNNNNNNNNNNNNNNNNNNNNNNNNNNNNNNNNNNNNNNNNNNNNNNNNNNNNNNNNNNNNNNNNNNNNNNNNNNNNNNNNNNNNNNNNNNNNNNNNNNNNNNNNNNNNNNNNNNNNNNNNNNNNNNNNNNNNNNNNNNNNNNNNNNNNNNNNNNNNNNNNNNNNNNNNNNNNNNNNNNNNNNNNNNNNNNNNNNNNNNNNNNNNNNNNNNNNNNNNNNNNNNNNNNNNNNNNNNNNNNNNNNNNNNNNNNNNNNNNNNNNNNNNNNNNNNNNNNNNNNNNNNNNNNNNNNNNNNNNNNNNNNNNNNNNNNNNNNNNNNNNNNNNNNNNNNNNNNNNNNNNNNNNNNNNNNNNNNNNNNNNNNNNNNNNNNNNNNNNNNNNNNNNNNNNNNNNNNNNNNNNNNNNNNNNNNNNNNNNNNNNNNNNNNNNNNNNNNNNNNNNNNNNNNNNNNNNNNNNNNNNNNNNNNNNNNNNNNNNNNNNNNNNNNNNNNNNNNNNNNNNNNNNNNNNNNNNNNNNNTGGTCAGTAATTGACGTTAGATTAAAATTGATTACACCCCCCCCTCCtctcctgtgtctctctctctctctctctctctctctctctctctctcccgtgtctctctctctcctctctctctctctctgtctcagaggTGCACCCGTTGTTGGGGGTGAAGGGAGACGGGAAGTCGAAGAAGAAGGCGGGCCGGCCGTCCGAAGGGATCGAAAGGTAAGAGAAAGATTCGACGTTTAGACCCAAACTgttcgacagagagagagacagaggggcgGAGTTGGACGGGGCGGGACTAAAGGGTAAGACCACGCCCATCTTTGATCCTTGCTACACGCTTGCCTCCAGCCAATGTCTGCTCAAGCACAGCAGCAAACCCCGCCTCTTGGGCTGAGCTGCCCCGCcccttaaaaaaacaaaaaaaacaagtgcaaTTATGCATAAGTGCAGTCTCTGAAGCTGAGTGGCTCCGCCCTAATTCAGTGAAGGGGGCGGATTTCTCTGCGTGGTGGCGTTGCTTTTTCAGAAACGTTGTGGGAACTTCCTGTGCCTGGTTGCAGCTACCTCCAGCTTGCTCCCTGTCCTTCCTGCTCCGGCTCCTGTACCGCTCTCCCCTcagacctctgtgtgtgtgtgtgtgtgtgtgtgtgtgtgtgtgtgtgtgtgtgtgtgcttgttgcTATGGCTACAAGACcagtgaacatgtgtgtgtgtgtgtgtgtgtgtgtgtgtgtgtgtgtgatgaactcATGATGCTGAATTGTGATGTTTTTAATAAGAGTCCTGATCCTCGGTGTGACAGgcttgtgttagtgtgttaattaattattaaatattctatATGATTAATTAAGAGATTAATGAGAGACGAACAGAAGCTGCGTCTCGGGTCCACCTGGAGACAGGTGTGTTTACTCAGGAGGCGTGATCGCGCGCTCACAGATCTGTTAGTAGTTAGCTGTTAGACTGAACCCTTCTGTCACACGCGGgtgatttgggacgcagcctcACACGTGCATCAcacgtgctgtgtgtgtgtgtgtgtgtgtgtgtgtgtgtgtgtgtgttgtgttcacaGGAACACTCGTCGCTCCAGCGTACAAACCGCACGACGTTCAGGGTCTGGACTAAGGGACGAAGAGGCTGAGGACTGATGGTGTGAGCCTGCAGCGCcccctgtctgtgtggagaCCAAACACTCTGTAAAAGACTGTATGAGTGCTGAGTGTGGGGAAACTCTAACTGTTCCAGGATCAGTGTGTGACGGACGGGACGCGTTTCATTCCCCAGAACACAGCGCTTCCTGCTGATGGAcagagacggagacagagagagacagtctgGACATTCTTCTGTAGATATTTTTCCTCTCAGCACTAGCTGTGTAGtcctgtttgatttttttccccccccacaAGCTGTGTCCACTTCctcgtgtgtgtgagtgtgtgagtgtgtgagtgtgtgtgtgtgtgtgtgtgtgtgtgtgtgtgtgtgtgtgagagagcccctttctgtaggagtttcttcctctttttagTCCAGGAAGTAAAAAAGCTTTGTAATAAAATGATCTCGGGAACCGGGACACCTCTGTAAGGTTCTTTTAtcatgagcgtgtgtgtgtgtgtgtgtgtgtgtgtgtgtgtttctcacacgGAACCTGAGAAAGACCTCTGCTGGTTTCATGTACCTGTTTGTGTCTGAATGTTAATCCTCAGTTTTAGAGTTCTCACTGCTGTTCTTAAATCTGTAGTGTGAAAGTTTTTCCATCCTCAGTGCCGTCTGCAGTCTCTTTGTGAAGGTTCTAGCGTTTTCcgtctgaagaagaagaagattaatTATTGTAAACTCCTGTAGTAAAGGTTCTGTCATCCTCAGTGGCGTGGACAGTCATCACTGCGGAGGTTCTGAAACCTCAGagtcctcactgtaaactggtcCAGTTCTAGCGTCAGTGTGAAAGTTCTAGAATCCTCAGATCGGACTGAAGGGCAGCAACAGGATATGACATCACGTGGCaaggaattgtttttttttgttgtccgCACAGCGTGGATTTCAACGTGTTTCTCTATTGATGTTGATTTATATTCGTATGAAGCTGTGTGTTCTATAAAACAGGACGGTGTGAGAGGAATATAATCAGCGCTTCCTCCACCTTGGATTTTCTGAAGAGGTCACGCTGTGACACGTCGATCTTCTGTTTCTGTCAGTCACACGTCCTCACGTGATACGAACGcaggtcagagttcaccacACCACAGCGAAATgatgtgtggtttgggacacagcccagggtggtgtgtgtgtgtgtgtgtgtgtgtatgtgtgtgtgtatgtgtgtgtgtatgtgtgtgtgtatgtgtgtgtgtatgtgtgtgtgtgtggttctgttattttctctttctgctctGATCCAGGCAGTTTGTGGCTGTAAAAATGCCAGTGAGCCATTAGGTGGCACcagaggtgtgtgttacagatttcacacacacacacacacacacacacacacacacacacacacacacacacacacagggcagtgTAATGAGAAGAGAGACACGTTTGTGTCATTCGTCTCCATTTTGCTGTTGGATTCCATTTTGtttcagtgcatttttttttccttgagatgtttttacacacacacacacacacacacacacacacacacacacacacacacacacagagttacgACATCACACTGCTCGCTCTGAGAGAAACCGAATGATGCTGAATCCAAAATTAGGGAGCGAATTGGGATCCAGCTTCCCTACTCACTCCATGTGCACTCCACAGGCTTGTACACTtgatgtagtgcactacacacacacttcatctgcagataaaatgatttaaatattaagcaGTTAGgttgaaaaaatgtttaataagctCTTAATTTCCTTCAGCATGGCAGAGACGTAAATAACAGAATGAAACTGTACCTGAGCTGGTCTGATACACAATcagtaacatacagtataaatttcatcattttattaattacgTGTTAAACGTCTCGATTACGATTCGGCTGAAATTAGCTTTAAGTTGATTTATACGTGAAACTGATATTTGGATTTAAGtttaattcacattttaatttccCCCCAAACGAAACCAGAATTTTTATTagaacatatttattatttcacttCATATGTGaaagactgaaacacacactcacacacacacacaggtttaatAGATAATTAAAATCTCATCTTTATTACAATCACGTGAACAGatttcaggaaagaaaaaaaaactttttataaaGAGAACCGGTCACATGGTTCCTGCAGGGTGTGTGGGCGTGGCCAATCAAACGCCACcatttaggcaaaaaaaaaaaaaaaaaccgtcCTCGAGACTGTGGTGTGTTTTCactgtgcgagtgtgtgtgtgtgaagagtctGGAGGTGGTGATGTCACATTACCTCAGTggtgtgtgaaagtgatgacGGTGTAGCAGTGCGGTGTGGGCGTGTCCGGGGCGTGTCCGGGGCGTGTCCCGGGCGTGAGGACGGCGCTGTAAACACTTCAGGGCGTGTCTCAGTGCAGGTGAGGAAATAAAACCTCCTGATGTTTATCGAATAAAATCCAATCAAAAATTCAGAATTAAATTCACATGTACAATGACACTCGAGTCAAATCTGCAAGCAGccacaaataaatagaaacttTTTAAACACTAGAACTGAAAAGTCAGAGAGAAGGTCAGAGACGTTCAGACTCCGAGccgtaaaataataaaaactccTCGCTTCACTGCAAAGTGTTTTCACACGAGAACAACAAAACATCAAAGTGTCAGGGTTCAGCCGCTGAGGAGGTCCAGCACATCGAGCGTCTTCATATACACGCAGAATTTACAAATAATCATCATAAAAATCTTCTCTTCATGACATCAAAGTGTGAGCACGAGAAAAATACTTATAAATGTTTTCTACACAACTGACGATAATTCATAAAGATCTGAATAATGTCCACTTCCTGTCTGATCTCCAACATCACTTCCTCTTTGATCTGATCTCCTCCAatatcacttcctgtctgatcTGATCTCTAACATCACTTCCTCTTTGATCTGATCTcctgacatcacttcctgtctgatctgaactcctcttcctcctcacactgtcacttcctgtccaatgtgcatgtgtgtgtgatggtgtttggcTTCGGATGCTTTTTTCCCAGAGTAACTGGTTTAATGATCGTCTCAGGTGATGGGCGGGGCCAGATGGTAAAGAGCCACGCCCACATTGCTGGAAGACAATCAGAGAAATCTGACATCTTTTTGTGCAACTTGTTGGCTTTCCAGAAAGTTTACGTCGGATTCGTTCTAAAGAAACTCGAGACTCTCGTTAGCACCAGCGAGACGATAAactgtttgtggttttttttttcagtgcgtCTCAGAGCCGCCGTTTTTACGCAGCGCCATATTGCTCGAGATGgtccaatcagattgcagcatTTAcgcatatttttaatatgtatgtgtgtgaaagagaattGAAGCGTAATGTGTCTCGTCTCCAGCATCGGGAACTGAGCTCTGAGAAAAACCGCCGCTCTACACTACAGCGCTGTGAAACACCTATATACAGTTACCATGGAGACAGGAGGTAGCCTCATGTGGTCAAggcagtaaaacacacacacacacacacacacacacacacacacacacacatgcaaaggcTTGTGGGAGATTTTCCTCAGACAAACGTCTTCCAAAATCCAGAGAGGATTATGATTGGTTACATCAGGGGACCAATGGAAATGGAGCAGGGGCGGGGCTAAATAAACTGTGTGAGGAGAGTTGTGACGTGTAGAAGCTAAAATCCTGCAGTtagcatcttcatcatcatcttcatcatcatcatctcacacTTGGTGGTAAGAATGAGGGAACACAAGAGCCGAGTCGACTCATTAGCATAAATAAAGTCTGTAAATTAGTTCTCACAGTTTGTTATTAGCCGAATCTGTTAGCattttaatgctaataaaacactttgtacGTCACAGTTCCCATTAGCGCTTTAACAAATGGCTGCTGCaggatgttagctagctatacGCTAGCAGTGgttcttatttctttttaagaTTTATAATAGTTTTCACAGATTATTAGACCAGTTAGTTACCTAGTTTTCGCTAGCTGCAAGACATTAGCTAGTGGTTTTGAATTTCTTTTCTGCCTTAATCAGTGGTAACgaatagtttattttatttagctagttaggtatgttatattttgagaaaagtGATCTAGCTTACGTTTAAAGGGAGCTAGCTAAGAAAGTTAGCGTAAGTCACGTTGCTAGCTAAGAAAGTTAGCGTAAGTCACGTTGCCAGCTAAGAAAGTTAGCGTAGCGTTAGTGTTGCTTGTTATAAACATTACTAAgtttaacaaacaaaataaacattaatgtgTTTGGATTTCAATTTTTTTGAGTATcatcaaaaatagaaaaagtccaaatgaattaaaaaataactcaTTGGCCGTGGCacgtaaccaatcagaatgcttCCTGCCCTGAGAGGAGGGCGTGTAACGCTGTGTAAATCTCCCATGATGCCacgctgtgggtgtgtgtgtgtgtgtgtgtgtgtgtggttatacagTGGTGACGGTGAGGAGGGAGTTCGGGATCTGGACGTTTTCGTCGTGAGTTCCGAGTCGTGTTCCGTGAGTCAGCAGCTCCTCCACCGTCGTCCAGTCGTCCAGCAGCTTCCTGTTCCTGAGGCGACTCAGTTTCCTCTGACTCAGCTCCATTAGCGCACTGTATCCACTGCTGTCTCCGCCCATGCTGGTGTTATTgttagctccgccccctcggAGAGCCTCCCGCTTCTGCCGTTGTTTTTGCAGCACCTGTTCACGGCGTTCCGAGCGGCTCCAGTACCGTCCCACCCTCCGGATCTCCACGTTTGTCTCGTCGTCTGTGCTAATCCCGCCGCTGCGCTCGTCCGCTAGCCGGAGTGCACGCTCACGCAGCAGCTGGTTACGCATCGCCCGCGGGTTCGCCGCCCCCGACGGAGGTTTGTGTGCTGATGATGTTGTCGTGGTCACGTGACCCTCTAGTGTGTTGTATGGGCCATGTCGATTGGTCGTTTTGGGCCACGTGTCATTTCCTTCCTGAGAGGGCGTGTGACTGAGCGTATGGAACCGCCCCCTTTCTCGCTCTCCTGTCTCTTTCTCGCATTCCTCTTTTCCACCTGTAGGCGGCTCagtgaagctccgccccctgttATCATGGCAATAGGACTCTTGGGGCGGAGCAACACGGTGGTCGTCGGTGGAGCTGGATAGACTGGGCTGGCTTATAGCATGTTTGGGGCGTGTCCGTGACATGTGATGTGCGTGTTGGGTGGGGAGCGTAGCGTGGGAGTGAGGCGGGGCATGTGAGGGGAGCGTATTGTGGGCGTGGCCGTGGTGTGTGCCGTGTGATGTGAGTGTAGTGTGGGCGTGGCCGTGGTGTGTGCCGTGTGATGTGAGTGTAGTGTGGGCGTGGCCGTGGTGCGTGCCGTGTGATGTGAGTGTAGTGTGGGCGTGGTGTGCGTGTTGGGCGGGGAGCGTAGTGTGGGCGTGGCCAAGGTGTGCACCATGTGATGCAGGTGTACCCTGTGCATGGTGTGCGTGTTGGGCGGGGAGCGTAGCGTGGGTGTGGTCGTGGTGTGCGTGTTGGGCGGGGAGCATAGCGCGGGCGTGGTCGTGGTGTGCATGTTGGGCGGGGAGCGTAGCGTGGGCGTGGTCGTGGTGTGGAGCATGTGAGGCGAGTTTGCCGTGGGCGTGGCGTGTGTGTTGGGCGGGAAGAGTTGCATGATAGGGGCGTGGAGGGAGATTAGCGTGTTGGGTAGGATGTGTGAAGTTGTTAGCATGGTGTGCAGCTTGATTAGCGATGTGTGTTGGATGGTTAGCATGGTGCATAGAGGGTGCAGGATGATTAGcatgtagtgtggtgtagttaGCAACATGTGCATGGTGTGTAGGGTAGCTAGCATGATGTGTAAGATGATTAGCATGGTTCGTAGGGTGGTTAGCATGATGTGTAAGATGATTAGCATGGTTCGTAGGGTGGTTAGCATGATGTGTAAGATGATTAGCATGGTTTGTAGGGTGATTAGCATGATGTGTAAGATGATTAGCATGGTTTGTAGGGTGAGTAGCATGATGCGTGAGATGATTAGCATGGTTTGTAGGGTGATTAGCATGATGCACAGGCTGATtagcgtggtgtgtgtggtaGTTAGCATTGTACAGCACATCTGTTTCAGTTTCCTCAGTTAGCTGTTGCTGTAGCGCGTGTCCGTAGCGGTTTAGCGTCACGCTGCAGTAGTTAGGTGACGCCGGGTGACTCGCCCTCCTGCGCTGCTCCACATGCACGGGGCGGTGATGCAGCGTCCTGCTCCTCCTCAGCATCCCTGCAGCAGTCGTACCGCGCGGCGTCAGCACCCTCTGCTGGCCACTGGGAGAACTGCAGGTGGAGAAAATGGCGGCGCTGCTCGAGCTGTGGCGGTTCAGACACGGACGCTCGCTTTTGCGCAGCTGCACGGACGCGACCCTGACCATCTGCCGCGGGTGAGCGTCCGTCTCCACGCACTCGCTGTCGGGCTGCGTGGCGAGCGCCTCGGGGATGGCCTCCAGCTCCCGGTGTGCTTTCTGTGCGTCCATGCACAGGT encodes the following:
- the LOC113525505 gene encoding filaggrin-2: MGCRLSGPWMSDGTMGVSAQDLRYIRNHEALRILANYEQPITVQIEGRRGRGLQYHRSSDSSTQTERPWDNVTSDRPCFSHMTLPGNHGDGGRYEYLPNTPRDLEDMRTVPRHDPEFSPKAAQKQNCLLSCCSSNMEEPSSFQSQTEDEDYVLEKTVGYLPLHHELDSGLGWTDGSFHQGELSGVETEEGLDECHAHQGGRGARVRGGSPSSESFISSELSDSGFYSVSTAEFLRFQRLLEKRMRVYNSRLHHQGELQNLCMDAQKAHRELEAIPEALATQPDSECVETDAHPRQMVRVASVQLRKSERPCLNRHSSSSAAIFSTCSSPSGQQRVLTPRGTTAAGMLRRSRTLHHRPVHVEQRRRASHPASPNYCSVTLNRYGHALQQQLTEETETDVLYNANYHTHHANQPVHHANHPTNHANHLTHHATHPTNHANHLTHHANHPTNHANHLTHHANHPTNHANHLTHHANHPTNHANHLTHHASYPTHHAHVANYTTLHANHPAPSMHHANHPTHIANQAAHHANNFTHPTQHANLPPRPYHATLPAQHTRHAHGKLASHAPHHDHAHATLPAQHAHHDHARAMLPAQHAHHDHTHATLPAQHAHHAQGTPASHGAHLGHAHTTLPAQHAHHAHTTLTSHGTHHGHAHTTLTSHGTHHGHAHTTLTSHGTHHGHAHNTLPSHAPPHSHATLPTQHAHHMSRTRPKHAISQPSLSSSTDDHRVAPPQESYCHDNRGRSFTEPPTGGKEECEKETGERERGRFHTLSHTPSQEGNDTWPKTTNRHGPYNTLEGHVTTTTSSAHKPPSGAANPRAMRNQLLRERALRLADERSGGISTDDETNVEIRRVGRYWSRSERREQVLQKQRQKREALRGGGANNNTSMGGDSSGYSALMELSQRKLSRLRNRKLLDDWTTVEELLTHGTRLGTHDENVQIPNSLLTVTTV